Proteins from a genomic interval of Salinivibrio kushneri:
- the glpG gene encoding rhomboid family intramembrane serine protease GlpG encodes MQKLAVLPNARLAQAFVDYAAAHRVSLELAPEPDAQVAIWLVNDNDKAWVDSELERFIADPMHSRYQAASWQVAETRHARFHYPSAGLWQTVKDKSGPVTLMVMSASVVLFALMTLGGFEVVVRSLLFPADSEQRWQLWRLFSHALLHFSALHIIFNLLWWWVLGGRIERLGSSSKLVQIFLFAALFSGLGQYWLEGPYFGGLSGVVYALLGYLWWMTWLAPSRGLTVEKPYVVFMLAWLVIGFFQPMGMNIANMAHLFGLIIGCLLALWDAKRHSTG; translated from the coding sequence ATGCAAAAACTCGCGGTACTGCCAAATGCACGCTTGGCACAGGCGTTTGTCGATTATGCGGCGGCGCATCGGGTCAGTCTTGAGCTTGCCCCCGAGCCAGACGCACAAGTGGCGATTTGGTTAGTCAACGATAATGATAAGGCGTGGGTGGATAGCGAGCTGGAACGATTTATCGCTGATCCCATGCACAGTCGTTATCAAGCGGCATCTTGGCAAGTCGCCGAAACCCGTCATGCCCGTTTTCACTATCCGTCAGCCGGATTGTGGCAAACCGTTAAAGATAAATCTGGCCCGGTCACTCTAATGGTCATGAGTGCCAGCGTGGTGTTGTTTGCACTTATGACGCTCGGTGGGTTTGAGGTTGTGGTGCGCAGCTTGCTGTTTCCGGCAGACAGTGAACAGCGCTGGCAGCTGTGGCGTCTATTCAGCCATGCACTGCTGCATTTTTCCGCGTTGCATATTATTTTCAACTTACTCTGGTGGTGGGTGCTTGGTGGTCGCATCGAGCGCCTCGGCAGCAGCAGTAAGCTGGTTCAAATCTTTTTATTCGCCGCGCTTTTCTCGGGACTCGGCCAGTATTGGTTGGAAGGGCCTTACTTTGGTGGTCTCTCGGGCGTGGTTTACGCGCTGTTAGGCTATTTATGGTGGATGACTTGGCTGGCGCCATCGCGTGGTCTCACGGTGGAAAAGCCGTATGTTGTCTTTATGCTGGCATGGCTGGTGATTGGCTTTTTCCAGCCGATGGGCATGAACATTGCCAATATGGCGCATTTATTTGGTTTGATCATCGGCTGTTTGCTAGCGCTTTGGGATGCAAAACGCCATTCAACGGGCTGA
- the glpT gene encoding glycerol-3-phosphate transporter has protein sequence MFGIFRPAAHRQRLPQAQIGDTYTRLRWQLFIGIFIGYAGYYLVRKNFSLAMPYLIDEYGFSRGDLGVALAAVSIAYGLSKFLMGSVSDRSNPRYFLSAGLLMSSLVMFSFGFLPWTTSSITIMFILLFINGWVQGMGWPACGRTMVHWWSRKERGELVSVWNVAHNVGGGLIGPLFLLGLWLFNDDWRASFYVPAFFAALVAVFIWLTLRDTPQSCGLPPIEEYKDDYPENYDEDAFEKEMTAKDIFVTYVMKNRLLWYIAIANAFVYLIRYGVLDWAPVYLDEAKGFTVDKSSWAYFLYEWAGIPGTLLCGWMSDKFFKGARAPAGVLFMVLVTVAVLVYWFNPAGNPGIDMVALVAIGFLIYGPVMLIGLYALELAPKKAAGTAAGLTGLFGYLGGAVVANIALGYTVDHFGWDGGFMLLTGGCGLAIFFLCLAWVGEHRVRRDTAVHAA, from the coding sequence ATGTTTGGAATCTTCCGTCCGGCTGCTCACCGGCAAAGATTGCCCCAGGCGCAGATCGGTGACACCTACACTCGACTGCGTTGGCAATTGTTTATTGGGATTTTTATCGGCTACGCCGGTTATTATCTCGTGCGTAAAAACTTTAGCTTGGCCATGCCGTATTTGATTGATGAGTATGGCTTTAGTCGTGGTGATTTGGGGGTGGCGCTCGCTGCTGTGTCCATCGCTTACGGCTTATCAAAATTCTTAATGGGCAGTGTCTCTGACCGCTCAAACCCACGTTATTTCCTCAGTGCTGGGCTGTTAATGTCATCGTTGGTGATGTTCAGTTTTGGTTTCCTTCCTTGGACAACCAGCAGCATTACCATCATGTTTATCCTGCTGTTTATTAATGGCTGGGTACAAGGCATGGGCTGGCCTGCCTGTGGGCGCACCATGGTGCACTGGTGGTCACGGAAAGAGCGTGGTGAGCTGGTGTCGGTTTGGAATGTGGCGCATAACGTCGGGGGTGGCTTGATTGGGCCGCTATTCTTGCTCGGCTTGTGGCTGTTTAATGATGACTGGCGTGCGTCTTTTTATGTTCCTGCGTTTTTTGCCGCACTGGTTGCTGTGTTTATCTGGTTAACGCTACGTGACACTCCACAATCGTGTGGCTTGCCACCGATTGAGGAGTATAAAGACGATTACCCAGAAAACTATGACGAGGACGCGTTCGAGAAAGAGATGACCGCCAAAGACATTTTCGTCACCTACGTGATGAAGAACCGTCTGTTATGGTACATCGCGATTGCTAACGCCTTTGTCTATTTGATTCGTTATGGCGTACTCGATTGGGCACCGGTTTATCTTGATGAAGCCAAAGGCTTTACCGTGGATAAATCCTCATGGGCCTACTTCCTCTATGAATGGGCGGGGATCCCGGGCACCTTATTATGTGGCTGGATGTCTGATAAATTCTTCAAAGGGGCACGGGCGCCAGCCGGTGTGTTGTTTATGGTGCTGGTGACCGTGGCAGTGTTGGTATACTGGTTTAACCCAGCTGGCAATCCGGGCATCGACATGGTCGCACTGGTGGCGATTGGTTTCTTGATTTACGGGCCGGTGATGCTGATTGGTCTGTATGCCTTGGAGTTGGCACCGAAAAAAGCGGCGGGCACTGCGGCAGGCCTGACCGGTTTATTCGGCTATCTGGGTGGCGCGGTTGTCGCGAATATCGCGCTTGGCTATACCGTCGACCACTTCGGCTGGGACGGTGGCTTTATGCTGCTCACCGGCGGGTGTGGGTTGGCCATCTTCTTCTTGTGCTTAGCCTGGGTTGGGGAGCATCGTGTGCGCCGTGACACAGCTGTGCACGCTGCCTAA
- a CDS encoding DeoR/GlpR family transcriptional regulator: MKQNKRHQQIIDLVKSQGYVSTEDLVERFNVSPQTIRRDLNELAAENHIRRHHGGATVPSSSENTAYATRKVLQQHEKDTIAQALVQHIPDGATLFIDIGTTPEAVARALLDHQNLRVVTNNLNAAAILMPKQDFTVIIAGGEVRNRDGGIVGEATLDFVSQFRLDFGILGISGIDDDGSLLDFDYHEVRVKKAILDNSRCVMLAADHTKFGRNAMVNLGNITQLDMVFTDATPPAQIRDMLSAQGSHLEVISHPGWVADVTAESSLV, translated from the coding sequence GTGAAGCAAAACAAACGTCATCAGCAAATCATTGATCTGGTTAAGTCACAAGGATACGTGAGCACGGAAGACTTGGTTGAGCGCTTCAATGTCAGCCCGCAAACCATTCGACGCGATCTTAATGAATTGGCGGCAGAGAACCATATTCGTCGCCATCATGGGGGCGCAACGGTGCCGTCCAGCTCTGAAAATACCGCGTATGCCACCCGTAAAGTGCTTCAGCAGCACGAAAAAGACACCATCGCCCAAGCGCTTGTCCAACACATTCCCGATGGTGCCACCTTGTTTATCGATATTGGCACCACACCTGAAGCCGTGGCACGGGCGTTGTTAGATCACCAAAACTTACGGGTAGTGACCAACAACTTGAATGCCGCCGCGATCCTGATGCCAAAGCAGGATTTTACGGTGATTATTGCGGGCGGCGAAGTACGTAACCGTGATGGCGGGATTGTGGGTGAAGCCACACTCGACTTTGTCTCTCAGTTTCGGCTCGACTTTGGCATCCTTGGTATCAGTGGCATTGATGATGATGGCTCACTGCTCGACTTTGACTACCATGAAGTGCGGGTCAAAAAAGCCATTCTTGATAATAGTCGTTGTGTGATGTTAGCGGCAGATCATACCAAATTCGGCCGTAATGCCATGGTGAATCTGGGGAATATCACCCAGCTTGATATGGTCTTTACTGACGCGACGCCACCAGCACAGATCCGCGACATGCTAAGCGCGCAGGGGAGCCATCTTGAGGTGATCAGCCACCCTGGATGGGTCGCTGACGTCACCGCCGAGTCATCATTGGTATAA
- a CDS encoding flagellar basal body-associated protein FliL produces the protein MSKKQPLLMVVLSVLFWLSAAVHAQEEGERNPKYSYFSLEPEITTNYVTEGRRLGFIKIKVELMVDNPKLVSELEYHSPLIRDVIIETLNQQTATQIKSLSGRETIRKKCLEKVNELLLAETNRRMLTDLLFTKYLYQ, from the coding sequence ATGAGTAAAAAGCAACCCCTATTAATGGTCGTACTGAGCGTGTTGTTCTGGCTTAGTGCCGCCGTCCATGCACAAGAAGAGGGTGAGCGTAACCCTAAATACAGTTACTTTTCTTTGGAGCCTGAGATCACCACCAACTATGTGACCGAAGGTCGCCGGCTCGGTTTTATCAAGATAAAAGTGGAGTTGATGGTCGATAACCCCAAGCTCGTCAGTGAGCTGGAGTATCACTCTCCCCTGATCCGCGATGTGATTATTGAAACCTTGAACCAGCAAACCGCTACCCAGATAAAATCCTTGTCTGGCCGGGAAACGATTAGGAAAAAGTGTTTAGAGAAGGTCAACGAACTCTTACTCGCCGAAACCAATCGCCGCATGCTCACCGACCTATTATTCACTAAATACTTATACCAATGA
- a CDS encoding chorismate lyase, with protein MSELNHTYLEALQMARWERPDIAALKRTAEGSWLLESHSMTARLKRHCHDFDVDVIAVYQLTPDKLTDGEIALIGQEACVVREVVLKGDGRPWLCARTLMPASTLEGQGGHLHALGTEPLGQHVFKQRASRRDAIETANVACLSHQLHARRSRLWLHNRPMLVAELFLPDSPVYGKEIPA; from the coding sequence ATGTCGGAATTAAATCATACCTATTTAGAAGCGCTGCAAATGGCACGCTGGGAGCGACCAGATATTGCGGCGCTAAAGCGCACCGCAGAGGGCAGTTGGTTACTCGAATCGCACTCGATGACAGCGAGGCTAAAGCGCCACTGTCATGACTTTGATGTGGATGTGATTGCTGTTTATCAATTAACCCCCGATAAACTGACCGACGGCGAAATCGCGCTGATTGGCCAAGAGGCTTGTGTGGTGCGCGAAGTGGTATTAAAAGGGGATGGGCGTCCTTGGCTGTGCGCGCGCACCCTGATGCCCGCTTCCACCTTAGAAGGGCAAGGAGGACACTTGCACGCGTTGGGCACCGAGCCATTGGGTCAACATGTATTTAAACAGCGCGCCTCTCGCCGCGATGCGATTGAAACCGCCAATGTGGCGTGTCTATCGCATCAGTTACATGCGCGTCGCTCTCGCCTTTGGCTTCACAATCGGCCAATGTTAGTGGCGGAGCTGTTTTTGCCAGACTCACCTGTGTATGGAAAGGAGATCCCGGCATGA
- the ubiA gene encoding 4-hydroxybenzoate octaprenyltransferase: protein MSAKLAAFGQLARLDRPIGTLLLLWPTLWALFLAAEGLPPLSTLAVFVLGVYMMRAAGCVINDYADRHVDGHVKRTKDRPLPAGRINEKEAIGFFITLVLGAFLLVLTQNRLTIQLSFVGVALAFIYPFMKRYTHLPQLVLGLAFSWAIPMAFAAAQNALPPVVWLLFLANICWTIAYDTLYAMVDRDDDVKIGIKSTAILFGRWDKAAVGGLQLLTLGLLMLAGQWLALSPAYQWSLLAAFALFVYQQYLARERERMACFKAFLNNNYVGLVIFIGVLLGVYG, encoded by the coding sequence ATGAGCGCAAAACTGGCGGCCTTTGGACAGTTAGCACGTTTAGACCGACCTATTGGCACCTTACTGCTGTTATGGCCCACTCTATGGGCTTTGTTTTTAGCGGCGGAGGGTCTACCGCCACTATCAACTTTAGCGGTCTTTGTGCTCGGTGTGTATATGATGCGCGCTGCAGGTTGCGTGATTAATGACTATGCAGATCGCCACGTCGATGGCCATGTTAAGCGTACTAAAGACAGGCCGTTACCGGCCGGACGGATCAACGAAAAAGAGGCCATTGGCTTTTTTATTACGTTGGTATTGGGCGCTTTTTTGTTGGTGCTCACTCAAAACCGTTTGACCATTCAACTCTCTTTTGTCGGCGTTGCGCTGGCGTTTATTTACCCTTTTATGAAGCGCTACACCCATCTGCCCCAGTTAGTGTTAGGGCTGGCGTTTAGTTGGGCGATCCCGATGGCGTTTGCGGCGGCGCAAAATGCGCTGCCCCCCGTAGTTTGGCTGTTGTTTCTGGCTAACATTTGTTGGACTATCGCTTATGACACCTTGTATGCCATGGTCGACAGAGACGATGACGTTAAAATTGGCATCAAATCGACCGCCATTTTATTTGGCCGCTGGGACAAAGCGGCAGTGGGTGGCTTGCAATTATTAACCTTGGGGCTGCTGATGCTCGCTGGGCAGTGGTTAGCGCTGTCTCCAGCCTATCAGTGGAGCTTATTGGCCGCTTTTGCCTTGTTTGTTTATCAGCAATACCTTGCCAGAGAGCGCGAGCGAATGGCGTGCTTTAAAGCCTTTTTGAACAATAACTATGTCGGCTTAGTGATTTTTATTGGTGTATTGCTGGGTGTATACGGTTAA
- the plsB gene encoding glycerol-3-phosphate 1-O-acyltransferase PlsB, giving the protein MALWQKIYYKLLNLPLSAWVKTQCIPSEPVEQLNLSLARPIVYVLPFRSHSDLLTLRRTCLRQGLPDPLTPLTIGDVTLPRYVFISHGRKVFSGDDDLPARSLAHFKDLLHLHRQDSELDIQLVPASVLWQRDPGNETQRHQAILRAMNGPEKLWTILTRGRDGMVRISQAVSLRYMADKHGTDQAIAHKLARVAMIHFSRQKLAASGPRLPNRALLFKRLLASKAIDKVVHDEAQSRDVSVEKVRKEAVDMMEEIAANFSYRLIRYSDRILTWLWNKLYQGINVNNAERVRQLAQDGHEIVYVPCHRSHMDYLLLSYVLYKEGLVPPHIAAGVNLNFFPAGPLFRRGGAFFIRRSFKGNRLYSTVFREYLAELFARGYSVEYFAEGGRSRTGRLLPAKTGMLAMTLQAMLRGQQRPITLVPVYIGYEHVMEVNTYAKELQGQRKEKESFGQVLGIVRKLRNYGLGYVNFGEPIALNQHLNEQVPDWHDYVNPIEPQKPAWMNPVVSDLATKVMTHINDAAATNALNLCATALLASRQRALSREALETQLGVYKALLTQAPYSPSSSVPQASPADLVDHALSLNKLVVEKDTMGEVISLDRQQAILMTYYRNNVIHLVALPSLIAQILVTHKSISQSGLRACVQQLYPLLKAELFMSFDDAGLESYFDALLHAMHDQSLLCCDDGKVTMNNAKLGELQLLGRTIAETLQRYAITLTLFSHQPHIDKRDLEKHSQMLAQRLSRLHGINAPEFFDKGVFSTFVDTLREQGYLDDDAKANAERIAALNDLVCGLISPEVQLTIQAVLNQPLGTHKTDKS; this is encoded by the coding sequence ATGGCGCTCTGGCAAAAGATTTATTACAAGCTATTGAATTTGCCGCTTTCTGCCTGGGTAAAAACCCAATGCATTCCCTCTGAACCGGTCGAACAGCTTAATCTGTCACTCGCACGGCCCATCGTGTATGTGTTGCCGTTTCGGTCTCATTCGGATTTATTAACCTTACGGCGTACCTGTCTGCGTCAAGGGCTTCCCGATCCGTTAACGCCCTTGACCATTGGCGATGTCACCTTGCCGCGCTACGTGTTTATTAGTCACGGACGCAAGGTGTTTTCCGGTGATGACGATCTGCCTGCGCGCTCGCTCGCGCATTTTAAAGACTTACTCCACTTACACCGGCAAGACAGCGAGTTAGATATTCAACTTGTGCCTGCCTCGGTGCTTTGGCAGCGCGATCCGGGCAATGAGACCCAGCGCCACCAAGCCATTCTGCGCGCGATGAATGGCCCCGAGAAGCTGTGGACCATTCTTACTCGTGGCCGTGATGGCATGGTGCGCATCAGCCAAGCGGTGTCGCTGCGCTACATGGCCGACAAGCACGGCACCGACCAAGCCATCGCCCATAAATTGGCGCGGGTGGCGATGATCCACTTCTCGCGGCAAAAACTCGCGGCTTCAGGCCCTCGTTTGCCTAATCGCGCTCTGCTATTCAAACGCCTGCTGGCATCAAAGGCCATCGACAAAGTCGTCCACGACGAAGCGCAAAGCCGTGATGTATCGGTTGAAAAAGTTCGTAAAGAAGCGGTCGATATGATGGAAGAGATCGCCGCTAACTTTTCCTATCGCTTGATCCGTTACAGTGACCGCATTCTTACCTGGCTTTGGAACAAGCTCTATCAAGGCATCAACGTCAATAATGCCGAACGAGTACGTCAGTTAGCGCAAGACGGTCATGAAATCGTTTATGTGCCCTGCCACCGCTCACACATGGACTACTTATTGCTTTCGTATGTGCTGTACAAAGAAGGGTTGGTGCCACCGCATATTGCCGCTGGCGTGAATCTCAACTTCTTCCCCGCTGGGCCGCTTTTCCGTCGTGGTGGTGCCTTCTTTATTCGCCGCAGCTTTAAGGGCAACCGCCTGTATTCCACCGTTTTCCGCGAGTACTTGGCCGAGTTATTTGCCCGAGGTTACTCGGTCGAGTACTTTGCCGAAGGGGGCCGCTCTCGCACAGGCCGCTTACTGCCAGCAAAAACAGGCATGCTCGCCATGACCTTGCAAGCCATGCTGCGCGGTCAACAACGCCCCATTACCTTGGTGCCTGTCTATATCGGCTACGAGCACGTCATGGAGGTCAACACCTACGCCAAAGAGCTCCAAGGCCAACGCAAAGAGAAAGAAAGCTTTGGCCAGGTGCTTGGTATTGTGCGCAAACTGCGTAATTATGGCCTCGGTTACGTTAACTTTGGCGAGCCCATTGCACTCAACCAGCACCTTAATGAACAAGTCCCTGACTGGCATGACTACGTCAACCCCATCGAGCCACAAAAGCCGGCGTGGATGAACCCAGTCGTCAGCGATTTGGCCACCAAGGTGATGACCCACATTAACGATGCGGCGGCCACGAATGCCCTCAACTTATGTGCCACTGCATTGCTCGCCTCGCGCCAGCGCGCCTTAAGCCGTGAAGCACTGGAAACACAACTGGGTGTGTATAAGGCTTTATTAACGCAAGCGCCTTACTCGCCAAGCAGCAGTGTGCCTCAAGCGTCACCGGCGGATTTGGTCGATCACGCGTTATCACTCAACAAATTGGTGGTCGAAAAAGACACCATGGGCGAGGTGATTTCCTTAGATCGCCAACAAGCGATCCTAATGACCTATTATCGCAACAATGTGATCCATCTGGTGGCGCTGCCGTCGCTGATCGCGCAAATATTGGTGACCCACAAATCGATTAGCCAATCGGGCTTACGCGCCTGCGTACAGCAGCTGTACCCCTTGCTCAAAGCAGAACTTTTTATGAGTTTTGATGACGCGGGACTCGAAAGCTATTTCGATGCCTTGCTACATGCGATGCACGATCAGTCGCTGCTGTGTTGTGACGATGGCAAAGTGACCATGAATAATGCCAAGCTCGGTGAGCTGCAATTACTTGGCCGTACCATTGCCGAAACGCTGCAGCGCTACGCGATTACGCTCACCTTATTCAGCCACCAGCCACACATTGATAAGCGCGATTTGGAAAAACACAGCCAAATGCTGGCACAGCGTCTGAGCCGCTTACACGGTATTAATGCACCTGAGTTTTTTGACAAAGGCGTATTTAGCACCTTCGTCGATACGCTCCGTGAGCAAGGCTATTTGGATGATGATGCCAAAGCCAATGCCGAGCGTATCGCCGCACTCAACGATCTGGTGTGTGGGTTAATTTCACCGGAAGTGCAATTGACCATTCAAGCGGTGCTTAATCAGCCACTAGGTACGCACAAGACGGACAAAAGCTAA
- the lexA gene encoding transcriptional repressor LexA, producing MKPLTARQQQIFDLIKAHIEETGMPPTRAEIARQLGFRSANAAEEHLKALARKGVLEIIPGASRGIRLISEEEVVTPEEQGLPLIGRVAAGEPILAQEHVESHYQVDPALFKPNADFLLRVNGMSMKDIGILDGDLLAVHKTQDVHNGQVVVARVDDDVTVKRLEKKGAQVVLHAENDEFMPISVDLTAQSLTIEGVAVGVIRNTDWM from the coding sequence ATGAAGCCGTTAACCGCGAGACAGCAACAGATCTTCGATTTGATTAAAGCACACATTGAAGAGACAGGAATGCCCCCCACCCGCGCCGAGATCGCCCGTCAATTGGGGTTTCGTTCGGCGAATGCCGCTGAGGAGCATTTAAAAGCCTTGGCCCGCAAAGGGGTACTGGAGATTATCCCAGGCGCCTCGCGTGGTATTCGTTTGATCAGTGAAGAAGAAGTGGTGACGCCGGAAGAGCAAGGGCTGCCCTTAATTGGTCGTGTCGCCGCCGGGGAGCCGATACTGGCGCAAGAGCACGTGGAAAGCCACTATCAGGTCGATCCTGCGCTATTCAAGCCTAATGCTGACTTCCTGCTTCGTGTGAATGGCATGAGCATGAAAGACATTGGTATCCTCGATGGTGATTTGCTCGCCGTCCACAAAACGCAAGATGTGCACAATGGCCAGGTGGTGGTTGCCCGTGTCGATGACGATGTGACGGTCAAACGCCTTGAGAAAAAAGGCGCACAAGTGGTCCTTCACGCTGAAAACGATGAGTTTATGCCCATTTCGGTGGATTTAACCGCACAATCGCTGACCATTGAAGGCGTCGCTGTGGGGGTGATCCGTAATACCGACTGGATGTGA
- a CDS encoding class I SAM-dependent methyltransferase: protein MRTQQHSVPSKLFKPMWLRSRESLTDDGVIYDPMAAAACQGCVLQPECDWRNLDQTQLLYATLTSQCDAIVKQFLAQHPTAWIINVGGGLDTRFYRLDNGRCRWLEVDVDETLLWRERLFHTSERFRMVQGSVKQLDWLAQLAVPAGHPTMLICDQALLECTNQDISAFCHHISRYFPQLEACLVLAGDKCHTHMGQKLGCERYQHGFTDPRMAIINALPWACRVEEKSPLDKPCPRWRLWQRALAAMPRYRLRFTPVVLHLEL from the coding sequence GTGCGTACTCAACAGCATTCTGTTCCCAGTAAGCTATTTAAGCCAATGTGGCTGCGCAGTCGTGAGAGCCTGACTGACGACGGGGTGATCTATGATCCTATGGCGGCCGCGGCCTGTCAGGGGTGCGTGTTGCAGCCCGAATGCGATTGGCGCAACCTCGATCAAACCCAGCTGCTTTATGCCACACTCACTAGCCAATGTGATGCCATCGTCAAACAGTTTTTGGCCCAGCATCCCACTGCGTGGATTATTAACGTGGGTGGCGGATTAGATACCCGCTTTTATCGATTGGATAACGGCCGCTGTCGCTGGTTGGAAGTGGACGTGGACGAAACCCTGCTCTGGCGTGAGCGCCTCTTTCATACCAGTGAGCGGTTTCGGATGGTGCAAGGCTCGGTCAAGCAGCTTGACTGGCTGGCGCAGTTGGCGGTGCCGGCCGGTCACCCGACGATGCTGATTTGCGATCAAGCCTTGTTAGAATGCACTAACCAAGACATTTCTGCTTTTTGCCACCATATTAGCCGTTATTTCCCCCAACTTGAGGCTTGCTTGGTCTTGGCGGGGGACAAATGTCATACTCACATGGGCCAAAAGCTCGGCTGTGAGCGCTACCAACACGGGTTCACCGACCCCAGAATGGCGATTATTAATGCGTTACCTTGGGCGTGTCGCGTGGAGGAAAAATCCCCGCTCGATAAGCCGTGTCCGCGTTGGCGACTGTGGCAGCGTGCCCTGGCGGCGATGCCGCGTTACCGTCTGCGTTTTACCCCGGTGGTTCTGCACCTAGAACTGTAG
- the coxB gene encoding cytochrome c oxidase subunit II, with protein sequence MALLSGPALAAEREGWNLTQGVTAISQQVYDLHMTIFYICVAIGVLVFGVMFWAIIRHRKSKGAKPASFHESTKVEIAWTLVPFLILVGMAIPATQVLLDMEDTSEPALTVQVTGSQWKWHYRYFDHDVAFFSLLASSPEQIRNERQKRDTYLLEVDQPLVLPVGRKVRFLITSQDVIHSWWVPAFAVKKDANPGFINEAWTKIDKPGIYRGQCAELCGKDHGFMPIVVIAKPQAEFDAWVQETALAQQKAREEEQRLLDMEMPMDELMALGKQVYDSRCGMCHQSEGQGMPGVFPALAGAEIATQPDRLVDHIDIVVNGKAGTAMQAFGPQLSLKELAAVVTYERNAWGNDTGETVQAAQINAVKSGEDL encoded by the coding sequence ATGGCTTTGCTCAGTGGCCCAGCGCTGGCCGCCGAGCGTGAAGGCTGGAACCTCACCCAAGGGGTGACGGCCATCAGTCAGCAGGTGTATGACCTGCACATGACCATCTTTTACATCTGCGTGGCGATTGGCGTGCTGGTATTCGGGGTGATGTTTTGGGCCATCATCCGCCACCGCAAATCCAAAGGCGCAAAGCCTGCCTCGTTTCATGAAAGCACCAAAGTAGAAATTGCGTGGACGCTCGTGCCGTTTTTGATTTTGGTGGGCATGGCAATTCCGGCCACCCAGGTGTTACTCGATATGGAAGATACCAGCGAGCCGGCACTCACGGTGCAGGTAACGGGCTCACAATGGAAGTGGCATTACCGCTATTTTGACCATGACGTTGCCTTCTTTTCACTGCTTGCCTCTAGTCCGGAACAAATCCGCAATGAAAGACAAAAGCGTGATACCTATTTGCTCGAGGTCGATCAGCCTTTGGTGTTGCCGGTGGGGCGTAAGGTGCGCTTTTTGATCACCTCACAAGATGTGATTCATTCGTGGTGGGTGCCCGCCTTTGCGGTGAAGAAAGATGCCAACCCCGGCTTTATTAATGAGGCGTGGACCAAAATTGATAAGCCCGGCATTTACCGCGGCCAATGTGCAGAGCTGTGCGGGAAAGACCACGGCTTTATGCCGATTGTGGTGATCGCCAAGCCCCAAGCGGAATTTGATGCTTGGGTGCAAGAAACCGCCTTGGCACAGCAGAAAGCGCGCGAAGAGGAGCAACGCTTGCTGGACATGGAAATGCCGATGGATGAGCTGATGGCGCTCGGCAAACAAGTGTATGACAGCCGCTGTGGCATGTGTCACCAAAGCGAAGGGCAAGGGATGCCGGGCGTGTTCCCCGCGTTGGCCGGCGCTGAGATTGCTACTCAACCGGATAGATTGGTCGACCATATCGATATTGTCGTCAACGGTAAAGCGGGCACTGCCATGCAAGCGTTTGGCCCGCAATTGTCGCTCAAAGAATTGGCAGCGGTGGTGACCTATGAGCGTAATGCGTGGGGCAATGACACTGGTGAGACCGTACAAGCTGCGCAAATCAACGCGGTAAAGTCAGGTGAAGATCTTTAG